TCTGGTTCATTCAGTACATACGCTACGCGATTCGTGGATCCTTCTTTAGGATTTGCATTAGGTTGGAACTATTGGTTCAATTGGGTCATTACAGTTGCAGCCGATGTTACGATAGCGGCGCAAGTTATTGAATATTGGACGCCTTTACAATCATTACCAGCATGGATATGGAGCAGTATTTTCTTAATAATTATTTTTGGATTAAATGCGTTATCAGTACGTGTTTATGGTGAAAGTGAATATTGGTTCGCATTAATTAAAGTTGTTACAGTCATTATCTTTATTATTATTGGCTTATTAACAATCGTAGGTATTATGGGTGGAAAATTTGTAGGATTTGATACCTTTACAGCAGGACAAGGACCAATCTTAGGTCATGGTTTAGGCGGCAGCTTGTTAACTATACTTGGTGTATTCCTTGTTGCTGGTTTCTCATTCCAAGGGACAGAATTGATAGGTATAACTGCAGGGGAATCAGAAAACCCTGAACGTGCAGTACCTAAAGCGATCAAACAAGTATTTTGGCGTATCTTACTATTTTACATTTTAGCAATTTTCGTAATTGGTATGCTTATTCCTTATAACAGCCCAGCGTTAATGGGTGGCGATAGCGATGTTGCAACGTCTCCATTTACACTTGTATTTAAAAATGCAGGTTTAGCGTTTGCCGCATCATTTATGAATGCCGTTATTTTAACTTCGGTATTATCAGCAGGGAACTCAGGTATGTACGCTTCGACGCGTATGCTTTATTCTATGAGTAAAGATAAATTAGCCTTCCCAATTTTTGCTAAAACTAATAAAAGTGGAGTGCCTTATCTATCTTTATTAGTAACTGCGCTTATCGTAATTGCAATTTTTGCGTTACAACATATTAGTGGTGATGCGTACGAATATATCGTAGCTGCAAGTGGTATGACTGGATTTATTGCTTGGGTTGGTATTGCAATAAGTCACTATCGCTTTAGAAAAGCGTTTGATAAACAACACTATGATAAATCGATATTAAAATATAAAGCAAAACTATTCCCGTTTGGACCGATTTTTGCTGGTATATTATGTGTTATCGTAATTATTGGTCAAGATGTCGATTTTATCCAAACAGGTCATTTTAACCTTAATCGTTTTGTAATTACCTATATGGGAATCCCAGTATTTTTTGCATTCTTTATCTACCATAAATTACGTTACAAAACTAAGATTATTCCATTAGAAAAAGTGGATCTTAGACAAGATGTTGATATGGAAGAAATAAAATCGCATAAATAATTAAATATCTGTTGACTTATGTCTTAATCGTTGCTATGATTAATAACGTTGAATACGAAACGAACCAAGTAGAAGCTCCCGCTTCTCACCTGTAGCGACGCAAAGGCAGTTGGCAGGTCAATAATACATGTAGTAAACATGTGTAAAGCAGAGCGGGTGTAATTTATACTCGCTCTGCTTTTTTACTTGGCATAATTTCGTAAATTTCATGGAGGTGTCAACCATAGCTAAAGATCAAACTCAAGTAAACGATAAGATTCGTGCGAAAGAATTAAGATTAATCGGTCAAGATGGCGAACAAATTGGTGTTAAACCAAAAAGTGAAGCATTAGAAATGGCCGATCGTGTAGGTTTAGACGTAGTAGTCGTAGCGCCAAACGCT
The Staphylococcus kloosii genome window above contains:
- a CDS encoding amino acid permease, translating into MEKNQHDGVKRGLKDRHISMIAIGGCIGTGLFMTSGGAIHDAGALGALLAYAIIGAMVFFLMTSLGEMATYLPVSGSFSTYATRFVDPSLGFALGWNYWFNWVITVAADVTIAAQVIEYWTPLQSLPAWIWSSIFLIIIFGLNALSVRVYGESEYWFALIKVVTVIIFIIIGLLTIVGIMGGKFVGFDTFTAGQGPILGHGLGGSLLTILGVFLVAGFSFQGTELIGITAGESENPERAVPKAIKQVFWRILLFYILAIFVIGMLIPYNSPALMGGDSDVATSPFTLVFKNAGLAFAASFMNAVILTSVLSAGNSGMYASTRMLYSMSKDKLAFPIFAKTNKSGVPYLSLLVTALIVIAIFALQHISGDAYEYIVAASGMTGFIAWVGIAISHYRFRKAFDKQHYDKSILKYKAKLFPFGPIFAGILCVIVIIGQDVDFIQTGHFNLNRFVITYMGIPVFFAFFIYHKLRYKTKIIPLEKVDLRQDVDMEEIKSHK